A stretch of the Selenomonas ruminantium subsp. lactilytica TAM6421 genome encodes the following:
- a CDS encoding FAD-dependent oxidoreductase: protein MRYAGKEIPVLFSVDVCVAGGGPSGTAAAVMAARNNAKTVLVERGVALGGLAVLGCVYPFMDTHAPDSDTPYVAEVKERLRKHGIEPLDGVTQQTWYNPETLTLIYDEMCAEAGVDVLFQTVVVDTVVEGSKIMACIVQTIAGLAAIQARTFIDCTGDAYLSRSAGVPYEQGYEKTGNNQPLSFRFEMGGIDIERLYQYVAVELKEDWCKSKPPYFEIAEAMHRKQRYKLEELMAKGVVNGEITQEEAEYMQAYTIIGKNGVMSMNCPEIPVKFKATDPVFYSKAVAYGRRMMHHIANYLIRHLPGFEKAFISREAAMLGARESWRICGKHYLVEEDYHNQSRFPDAVCRTAWFIDAHGEKVSEKLPQGGYYEIPYGSLVTEEVENLIVAGRCISASFILQASMRIQPTCMSIGEAAGIAAAWGIQKHIAVNEIVWEKIPAEKRSYVST, encoded by the coding sequence ATGAGATATGCCGGCAAGGAAATTCCTGTGCTTTTCTCCGTGGATGTGTGTGTGGCTGGCGGCGGTCCATCAGGCACGGCGGCAGCGGTCATGGCAGCCCGGAATAATGCCAAGACCGTGCTGGTTGAGCGGGGCGTGGCCCTTGGCGGACTGGCGGTGCTGGGATGCGTTTATCCTTTTATGGATACTCATGCCCCGGACAGTGACACCCCTTATGTGGCGGAGGTCAAGGAACGATTGCGCAAGCATGGCATTGAACCACTTGATGGCGTGACGCAGCAGACCTGGTACAATCCTGAGACCTTGACGCTTATTTATGATGAGATGTGCGCTGAAGCAGGCGTGGATGTCCTCTTCCAGACGGTGGTGGTGGATACCGTGGTGGAGGGCAGCAAGATTATGGCCTGCATTGTCCAGACCATTGCCGGATTGGCAGCCATCCAGGCCAGGACTTTTATCGACTGCACAGGGGATGCTTATCTTTCCCGCTCTGCAGGCGTTCCCTATGAGCAAGGCTATGAAAAGACCGGGAACAACCAGCCTCTTTCCTTCCGTTTTGAAATGGGCGGCATCGATATTGAGCGGCTCTATCAATATGTGGCAGTGGAACTGAAGGAGGACTGGTGCAAGTCCAAGCCTCCTTACTTTGAGATAGCCGAGGCCATGCATCGCAAGCAACGGTATAAACTGGAAGAACTGATGGCCAAGGGGGTGGTGAACGGGGAAATCACCCAGGAAGAGGCGGAGTACATGCAGGCCTATACCATCATTGGCAAGAACGGCGTCATGAGCATGAACTGCCCGGAAATTCCCGTGAAGTTCAAGGCCACCGATCCGGTGTTCTACAGCAAGGCTGTCGCCTATGGCCGCCGGATGATGCATCATATCGCCAATTATCTGATCCGCCACCTGCCCGGTTTCGAAAAGGCGTTCATCAGCCGGGAAGCGGCTATGTTAGGAGCCAGGGAGTCCTGGCGTATCTGTGGCAAGCACTATCTGGTGGAGGAGGATTACCACAACCAGAGCCGTTTCCCTGATGCTGTCTGCCGTACCGCCTGGTTCATCGATGCTCATGGGGAAAAGGTTTCGGAGAAACTGCCTCAGGGTGGCTATTATGAGATTCCCTATGGCTCATTAGTGACCGAAGAAGTAGAGAACCTTATTGTGGCAGGACGCTGCATCAGCGCCAGCTTTATTCTGCAGGCTTCCATGCGCATCCAACCAACCTGTATGAGCATCGGCGAAGCCGCAGGCATTGCAGCAGCCTGGGGGATTCAAAAACACATCGCCGTGAATGAAATCGTCTGGGAGAAGATTCCTGCTGAAAAACGTAGCTATGTCAGTACATAA
- a CDS encoding transporter, which yields MSITGILLLGGFVVAASLMVARILPALLALPLMAAWIAWCAGLPFLTWANEVLLGGALRLSSAIALVVFGAMFAKVIQKTGISDAIIKKAAEMAGDRPIAIAFLMLAATAFVFTGMSGLGAVLMVGSIVLPIMTSTGITPLDAAAILLLGINLGLMANIASYGTFIGIFGSEAALYYYFPGIAIAALGAIAYILRNVPKGNGEGGSLLELAASVLKGIVSIPVSLCQGLGSVFSGGQDGLVRKKKELSPAALIAPVLPLVFIGCAGMVFGLGSPKNGALDPVAAAILGFLVSALYASLMTRPGQTINLMAGAFVEGIQDVAGVLFLFIGIGMLVTATAHPLAAPVLNPVLTSILPESLTGLLFIFALFAPAALYRGPFNMFGMGAGIAAILLGFGTFPPEALCGMFLAVTYVQAVTDPTNSHNTWIGGFTGVDTAVILRRILPYSWGMCILMLLCVAFTH from the coding sequence ATGTCAATTACAGGTATCTTGTTGCTGGGGGGCTTTGTGGTGGCGGCTTCCCTTATGGTGGCCAGGATATTGCCTGCATTGCTGGCGCTGCCGCTTATGGCGGCGTGGATTGCTTGGTGTGCAGGTCTGCCTTTTTTGACCTGGGCCAATGAAGTCCTGTTGGGGGGAGCCCTCAGGCTGTCTTCGGCCATTGCATTGGTGGTCTTCGGCGCCATGTTTGCCAAGGTCATACAGAAGACGGGCATTTCTGACGCCATCATCAAGAAGGCTGCAGAAATGGCCGGAGATCGTCCCATTGCCATCGCTTTCCTTATGCTGGCGGCCACGGCTTTTGTGTTCACGGGCATGAGCGGTTTGGGAGCCGTGCTGATGGTTGGTTCCATCGTGCTGCCCATCATGACCAGCACGGGGATTACTCCTTTGGATGCTGCCGCTATCCTGCTGCTGGGCATCAATCTTGGACTTATGGCCAATATTGCCAGCTATGGCACGTTCATTGGCATTTTTGGCAGCGAAGCTGCGCTGTATTATTATTTTCCCGGTATTGCCATCGCAGCTTTGGGAGCCATTGCCTACATCCTGCGCAATGTCCCCAAGGGCAATGGGGAGGGAGGTTCTCTGCTGGAACTGGCAGCAAGTGTTCTGAAAGGCATTGTCTCGATTCCTGTGAGTCTGTGTCAGGGATTGGGAAGCGTGTTTTCCGGTGGTCAGGATGGTCTGGTCAGAAAAAAGAAGGAGCTGTCTCCAGCGGCGCTTATCGCGCCGGTGCTGCCCTTGGTGTTTATCGGCTGTGCCGGTATGGTCTTCGGTTTGGGAAGTCCCAAGAATGGCGCTCTTGATCCGGTGGCTGCCGCGATCCTGGGCTTTCTGGTGTCAGCTCTCTATGCATCCCTGATGACACGGCCCGGCCAGACCATCAATCTGATGGCAGGCGCTTTTGTGGAGGGCATTCAGGATGTGGCCGGGGTGCTATTCTTGTTTATCGGCATCGGCATGCTGGTGACGGCTACGGCCCATCCGCTGGCTGCCCCGGTGCTGAATCCTGTCCTGACCTCCATCCTGCCGGAATCCCTGACAGGACTCTTGTTTATCTTTGCCCTGTTTGCGCCGGCGGCCCTTTATCGGGGGCCCTTCAATATGTTTGGCATGGGCGCGGGGATTGCCGCCATCCTTCTGGGATTCGGCACATTCCCCCCCGAGGCCCTTTGCGGCATGTTTTTGGCCGTGACCTATGTTCAGGCCGTGACAGATCCCACCAATTCCCATAACACCTGGATTGGCGGCTTTACCGGCGTGGATACGGCTGTGATCTTGCGGCGCATTTTGCCTTACAGCTGGGGCATGTGCATCCTGATGCTGCTCTGCGTAGCCTTTACCCATTGA
- a CDS encoding hydantoinase/oxoprolinase family protein, with protein MRQVRIGIDVGGTFTDAVAIDNDTYEIIAQEKIPTTHGAKEGVAEGIITVLQNILEKNHIAPEEVVFIAHGTTQATNALLEGDVAVTGVLAMGSGMESSRAQTASDVGNILLAPGKFLSVLHEYVETEDATAAADQIREKLAALQQAGAEVIVATESFGVDDEANEKFVMKMAREMGLYATGGHEVSQLYGLRVRTRTAVVNGSLIPKMMETADMTEACVKRSGISASLMIMRCDGGVMTVDEVRRRPILTMLSGLAAGVAGVLMYERLSDGIFLESGGTSTDISVVKDGRVMVRYGEVGGHKTYLSSLDVRTLGVAGGSMIRVERGKITDVGPRSAHIAGLAYEVFSPALADPHLELVAPLKDDAPVYASVVGSDGRRVSLTLAGAANLLGSVPENDYVNAGKAGREATRVAWGALGKALGCSAEEAAQKAMDIAADKIWEIVARLIREYELSPQVLCLAGGGGSGGVIVPYLGRWKDIRWKIVKNAPIISTIGVAMAMVREVVERTVVQPSEEDIRAIRREAMEKVLRSGAQESTVEIAIEIDRQANILRAVAMGATELRKHEGAERALSSEELQALAAQSMELPPENVKESAAAGAWHVFDGQYKKRILGLIPVKKHKVRVLNRHGVVCLQREALGAIVCTKAELEAELKSLLEDTVEYGATGGELPGLFAYYGEKQLNLSGLASREQVLDLMKLEAELLPEDEKIIVLAVR; from the coding sequence ATGCGCCAGGTGAGGATTGGCATCGATGTAGGCGGCACCTTTACCGATGCTGTCGCCATTGACAATGATACCTATGAAATCATAGCCCAGGAAAAGATTCCGACCACTCATGGAGCAAAAGAGGGGGTGGCAGAGGGAATCATCACGGTCCTGCAGAATATCCTGGAAAAAAATCATATTGCTCCGGAAGAGGTGGTATTCATCGCCCATGGTACCACTCAGGCAACTAATGCCCTGCTGGAAGGTGATGTGGCCGTGACCGGGGTGCTGGCCATGGGCAGCGGTATGGAATCAAGTCGCGCCCAGACCGCCAGCGATGTGGGGAATATTCTCCTGGCCCCGGGAAAGTTTCTTTCTGTCCTGCATGAATATGTGGAGACAGAGGATGCGACAGCTGCGGCTGACCAGATTCGGGAGAAACTTGCAGCCTTGCAGCAGGCTGGTGCCGAAGTCATTGTGGCTACAGAATCCTTTGGGGTGGATGATGAGGCCAACGAAAAGTTTGTGATGAAGATGGCCCGGGAAATGGGGCTTTATGCCACGGGGGGCCATGAGGTGTCCCAGCTCTATGGCCTGCGCGTCAGGACGCGGACGGCAGTGGTCAATGGCAGCCTGATTCCGAAGATGATGGAAACGGCAGATATGACGGAAGCTTGCGTCAAGCGCTCCGGCATTTCGGCCTCTCTGATGATCATGCGCTGCGACGGCGGTGTCATGACGGTGGATGAAGTCCGCAGGCGGCCTATCCTTACCATGTTGTCCGGGCTGGCAGCTGGTGTGGCGGGTGTCCTAATGTATGAGCGCCTGTCCGATGGCATCTTTCTGGAGTCCGGCGGCACCTCTACAGATATTTCCGTGGTGAAGGACGGCCGCGTCATGGTGCGCTACGGCGAAGTAGGCGGGCACAAGACCTACCTTTCCTCCTTGGATGTCCGCACCCTGGGCGTAGCCGGCGGCAGCATGATACGGGTGGAAAGGGGAAAGATTACCGATGTAGGGCCCCGCAGTGCACACATTGCCGGGCTGGCTTATGAGGTCTTTTCCCCGGCACTGGCTGATCCTCATCTGGAGCTGGTGGCGCCACTAAAAGACGATGCACCGGTCTATGCCTCTGTCGTCGGCAGTGACGGGCGCCGTGTTTCCCTGACACTGGCCGGGGCCGCCAATCTTTTAGGCAGCGTCCCCGAAAATGATTATGTCAATGCCGGAAAGGCAGGACGGGAAGCCACCAGAGTTGCCTGGGGAGCACTGGGAAAGGCCCTTGGCTGCAGCGCAGAAGAAGCGGCACAAAAGGCGATGGATATAGCCGCAGATAAGATCTGGGAGATCGTTGCCCGTCTGATCCGTGAGTATGAGCTATCGCCTCAGGTTCTTTGTCTGGCCGGGGGTGGCGGCAGCGGCGGCGTTATCGTCCCCTATCTGGGCAGGTGGAAAGATATCCGCTGGAAGATCGTGAAAAATGCCCCGATTATCTCCACCATAGGCGTAGCAATGGCCATGGTGCGGGAAGTGGTGGAACGCACGGTGGTGCAGCCCTCGGAGGAAGATATCCGAGCCATTCGCCGGGAGGCCATGGAGAAGGTCCTGCGTTCCGGAGCTCAGGAGTCTACTGTGGAAATTGCCATCGAGATTGACCGGCAGGCCAATATCCTGCGGGCTGTGGCCATGGGAGCCACCGAACTGCGCAAGCACGAAGGGGCAGAGAGGGCGCTTTCGTCAGAGGAGCTTCAGGCCCTGGCGGCGCAGTCTATGGAGCTGCCCCCTGAAAATGTCAAGGAATCTGCAGCGGCGGGAGCATGGCATGTTTTTGATGGGCAGTACAAGAAGCGCATCCTGGGGCTTATCCCGGTCAAAAAGCATAAGGTGCGTGTGCTGAACCGACATGGTGTAGTGTGCCTCCAAAGGGAAGCCCTCGGCGCTATTGTCTGTACCAAGGCAGAGCTGGAGGCGGAACTGAAATCCCTGCTGGAGGATACCGTGGAATACGGAGCGACTGGCGGCGAACTGCCGGGGCTTTTCGCCTATTATGGGGAAAAACAGCTGAATCTCAGCGGCCTTGCCAGCCGGGAACAGGTGCTGGATCTCATGAAGTTGGAAGCAGAGCTCCTGCCGGAGGATGAGAAGATCATTGTGCTGGCAGTGCGCTGA
- a CDS encoding autotransporter outer membrane beta-barrel domain-containing protein, protein MLTITGTADTDLTGTRLVLSAAEGASLAQGQTINLISSQGNILYDGQNTGTLKQGISLNYGYTLSNDSHNLQAVLGEAEVNPETKSLVETRAAQAGFLNQGADLLAADGLHQAEKASRTAGTAAAGEWSPFFATQGGKYRYQTGSHVDSRGGSAILGIAREVSNKNGRLLYGLAGEYGKGRYDSYSANLHGKGDSDYAGAALFVRQKDKEGMYYEGSLRAGKTKADYSSRDFTGYAGTPVGYDTNSHYWGAHLGLGKIMSLRQNNELDVSLRYFYSHTGSDSARLSTGETYDFAAVSSHRVRLGAKLTHAFNTESKGYLGAYFEHEFDGDAKAAVAGYSTATPSLKGNSGILEIGWLHQPKNSNFTLNLGVTAACGKQRGAAGKVGLMWKF, encoded by the coding sequence ATGCTGACCATAACCGGTACCGCTGATACGGACCTGACGGGTACAAGACTGGTTTTGTCCGCAGCAGAAGGGGCATCTCTTGCACAGGGCCAAACCATAAATCTTATTTCCTCCCAAGGAAACATTCTTTATGACGGTCAGAATACCGGCACGCTGAAGCAGGGGATTTCCCTTAATTACGGCTATACCCTTAGCAATGATTCCCACAATCTGCAGGCAGTTTTAGGGGAGGCGGAGGTCAATCCGGAGACAAAATCCCTGGTGGAGACCCGTGCGGCGCAGGCAGGCTTTCTGAACCAGGGGGCAGATCTGCTGGCGGCAGATGGTCTGCATCAGGCAGAGAAGGCGTCCCGGACCGCTGGCACTGCTGCCGCGGGCGAATGGTCGCCATTCTTTGCCACCCAGGGCGGCAAATACCGCTATCAGACCGGTTCTCATGTGGACAGCCGTGGAGGCAGCGCCATCCTGGGCATAGCCAGGGAGGTCAGCAATAAAAACGGCAGACTCCTTTATGGCCTGGCCGGGGAATACGGCAAAGGCAGATATGACAGCTATAGCGCTAATCTGCACGGCAAGGGGGATAGTGATTATGCCGGGGCTGCGCTCTTTGTCCGGCAAAAGGACAAGGAAGGCATGTATTACGAGGGCAGTCTCCGCGCCGGCAAAACCAAGGCAGATTACAGCTCCCGGGATTTTACGGGATATGCAGGCACGCCTGTTGGTTATGATACCAACAGCCATTACTGGGGGGCGCATCTGGGGCTGGGTAAGATCATGAGCCTCAGGCAGAACAATGAATTGGATGTTTCCCTCCGCTATTTTTACAGCCATACAGGCAGTGATTCTGCCCGTTTGAGCACAGGCGAAACCTATGATTTTGCTGCCGTCAGCAGTCATCGGGTAAGACTGGGGGCCAAGCTGACTCATGCCTTCAATACGGAAAGCAAAGGCTATTTGGGCGCTTACTTCGAACATGAATTTGACGGTGATGCCAAGGCTGCCGTGGCCGGATACAGCACAGCCACACCAAGCCTCAAAGGCAACAGCGGTATATTGGAAATCGGCTGGCTGCATCAGCCGAAAAATAGCAATTTCACGCTGAACCTTGGCGTGACTGCAGCCTGCGGCAAACAGCGAGGAGCGGCGGGCAAGGTGGGCCTGATGTGGAAATTCTGA
- a CDS encoding NlpC/P60 family protein gives MLVLFGFGSTSSASIAIHDDRAAAGYWTERNPNGDALYLTQDEIISVNQAMREKTSSLTDLLSYPQTVDGAEVKELILSAQQDFRGEKEPGDHYDKGGMMISQEDYNAAQDNCNLEAVPASTAICYGVVTMRTDMRLLPTSKYYFDDKSFQHYDDLQGTALDPCEPLLVLHTSKDGAFAFAIGRYYKGWVSIGAIGFAERANWEKYVSPKNFLVVTDHKKKVHVGGTWDVLFQMGSIIPLKSAKMRNGAYQAIVPVEVNGHLSEARVAIKADNTVNPGYLPCTPNNFVRQSLKFLDDVYGWGGMEESVDCSSYVQDVYRSMGILIPRDADQQELAMNHSVSLEGLDKAARYQKAAEAPVGALFFKPGHVMLYLGKDDKGTPLAIHSISSYFTFPGGKAQKHYIRQVLISDFTFQNGKAVPTIDGMTSIGSCF, from the coding sequence TTGCTGGTTTTGTTTGGTTTTGGAAGTACATCCAGTGCGTCGATTGCAATCCATGATGACAGGGCTGCGGCAGGTTATTGGACAGAGCGGAATCCGAATGGGGATGCACTGTACCTGACACAGGATGAGATTATTTCCGTCAATCAGGCGATGCGGGAGAAAACGTCAAGTTTGACGGATCTGCTGAGCTATCCCCAGACGGTTGATGGTGCAGAGGTGAAAGAGTTGATCCTTAGCGCGCAGCAGGATTTCCGTGGGGAAAAAGAACCCGGCGATCATTACGACAAGGGCGGCATGATGATCTCTCAGGAAGATTACAATGCGGCACAGGACAACTGTAATCTGGAGGCCGTCCCGGCGAGCACCGCTATCTGCTACGGCGTAGTTACCATGCGCACCGATATGCGCCTCCTGCCAACCAGCAAATACTATTTCGATGACAAGTCCTTTCAGCATTATGACGATTTGCAGGGCACGGCTCTTGACCCTTGTGAACCGCTGCTTGTCCTGCATACCAGCAAGGATGGTGCCTTTGCGTTTGCTATCGGCCGTTACTACAAGGGCTGGGTAAGTATTGGTGCCATCGGCTTTGCGGAGCGGGCAAATTGGGAAAAATATGTGTCGCCTAAAAACTTCCTCGTGGTGACGGACCATAAGAAAAAAGTTCATGTGGGGGGCACCTGGGATGTCCTCTTCCAAATGGGCAGCATCATTCCGCTGAAATCAGCCAAAATGCGGAACGGTGCCTATCAAGCCATCGTTCCTGTGGAAGTAAATGGTCACCTTTCAGAAGCCAGGGTCGCCATAAAGGCAGACAATACGGTAAATCCCGGGTATCTTCCCTGCACGCCGAATAATTTCGTGCGTCAGTCCCTGAAGTTTTTAGACGATGTCTATGGTTGGGGCGGCATGGAGGAGAGCGTTGACTGCTCTTCCTATGTGCAGGATGTCTACCGTTCCATGGGAATCCTGATTCCCCGTGATGCCGACCAGCAGGAACTAGCCATGAATCATTCCGTATCCCTGGAGGGGCTTGATAAAGCTGCCCGCTATCAAAAAGCAGCGGAGGCACCTGTTGGCGCACTGTTCTTCAAGCCAGGCCATGTGATGCTCTATCTTGGCAAAGATGACAAAGGCACACCTCTGGCAATTCATTCAATCAGCAGCTATTTCACTTTCCCTGGCGGGAAGGCTCAAAAGCATTACATCCGGCAGGTACTGATTTCCGATTTCACGTTTCAAAACGGCAAGGCTGTTCCGACTATTGATGGCATGACTTCAATTGGAAGTTGTTTCTAG
- the budA gene encoding acetolactate decarboxylase, whose translation MKFDIKKKMIAAALASAVTIGAGIGVSPAYAAQSDRESIAQVALLQSLAQGYFGGTVTAGELRTLGDTGIGTFEGLNGEMIVLDGKVYQALGDGRVIVAPDKTIIPYATVTFFDQDIAIKLKDIKDKAEFEKILNEAVHKHGANSFYMVKLHAQFDSVLFRSEYGSKEPYPTLVEALKGKQTEFTEKKINGTLVGLYCPSYMGELNSVGWHFHFLSDDKQKGGHILELSLKEGKIYLDKTDKFTMILHDDKKFHDINLAKDMKEDIRSAEQDTKSNLQEKK comes from the coding sequence ATGAAATTTGATATCAAAAAGAAAATGATTGCAGCTGCTCTTGCCAGCGCGGTAACAATCGGTGCGGGAATCGGTGTATCTCCTGCGTATGCTGCTCAGTCGGACAGGGAGAGCATTGCTCAGGTGGCTCTCTTGCAATCCCTGGCTCAGGGATATTTTGGCGGTACGGTTACGGCCGGAGAGCTTCGTACGCTTGGCGATACGGGAATCGGAACTTTCGAGGGACTCAACGGCGAGATGATCGTACTGGATGGCAAGGTCTATCAGGCCTTGGGGGACGGACGTGTCATTGTTGCTCCTGACAAGACAATTATTCCTTATGCCACAGTGACTTTCTTTGACCAGGATATTGCCATCAAACTTAAAGACATCAAGGATAAGGCAGAATTTGAAAAGATTTTGAATGAGGCGGTTCATAAGCATGGAGCCAACAGTTTCTATATGGTAAAACTGCATGCGCAATTTGATTCCGTTCTGTTCCGGAGTGAATATGGCAGCAAGGAGCCGTATCCAACACTAGTAGAAGCATTGAAGGGCAAACAGACGGAGTTTACTGAGAAAAAAATAAACGGCACATTGGTGGGCCTGTATTGCCCCAGCTATATGGGAGAACTCAACTCCGTGGGCTGGCATTTCCACTTCCTTTCGGATGACAAGCAAAAAGGCGGCCACATTTTGGAACTATCCCTTAAAGAAGGGAAAATCTATTTGGACAAGACGGATAAGTTCACTATGATCCTGCATGATGACAAGAAATTCCATGACATCAATCTAGCCAAGGATATGAAGGAAGATATCCGCAGTGCGGAACAGGACACCAAGAGCAATTTGCAAGAGAAAAAGTAA
- a CDS encoding transporter substrate-binding domain-containing protein, which translates to MPAAALAHGQVPCARYGYDYKLTVATFETGMAGVSTGQFDMGFCAVEYQPERAEHYLFSEKTCEADCVLAVRSDGDTGLRLGQILRQKFQDTFLWEDRWKLFGQGLQLS; encoded by the coding sequence TTGCCAGCGGCCGCATTGGCACATGGCCAGGTTCCTTGTGCCCGATACGGCTATGATTACAAACTCACGGTGGCCACCTTTGAAACCGGCATGGCCGGGGTGAGTACGGGACAGTTTGACATGGGATTCTGCGCCGTGGAATATCAGCCGGAACGGGCCGAGCATTATCTGTTCTCGGAAAAGACCTGCGAAGCTGACTGCGTGCTGGCCGTTCGCTCCGATGGCGATACCGGGCTCAGGCTAGGGCAGATTCTTCGCCAGAAATTTCAGGATACCTTCCTGTGGGAGGACAGATGGAAACTCTTCGGCCAAGGCCTTCAGCTATCCTGA
- a CDS encoding IS110 family transposase — MNAVGIDVSKGRSTVAVVKPFGETVAKPFEVRHTKSGMNDLVNYLNTLDGECRVVLEHTGRYYEPMVRWLSGAGLFVSAVNPKLIKNFDNNSLRRVKTDKADAKKIARYALDKWPELRQYTAMDKIRTQLKLMNRQMSFYQKQQTAYKNNLIALVDETYPGANKFFTSPKRPDGSEKWIDFIEKFWHVDCVCNISLSSFTDKYQKWCKKHGYNFQPDKPKEIRDASLELIAILPKDDMTKMFIHQAVEQLNAISKAVEELRQQMDSLASKLPEYPVVMSMFGVGTTLGPQLIAEIGDVHKFTKRSQLTAFAGVDPGVNESGDYAQKSVHTTKHGSPYLRKTLYLIMDVLIKLQPEDDPVYRFMVKKRDEGKPYYVYMTAGANKFLRIYFGKVKEYLSSLPLE; from the coding sequence ATGAACGCAGTAGGGATTGATGTCTCGAAAGGCAGAAGCACAGTTGCCGTAGTAAAGCCTTTTGGTGAGACAGTAGCCAAACCTTTTGAGGTACGTCACACTAAAAGCGGCATGAACGACCTCGTGAATTATTTAAATACCTTAGACGGCGAATGCCGCGTTGTCTTGGAGCACACAGGCCGCTACTACGAACCAATGGTTCGCTGGCTTTCTGGTGCCGGCCTGTTTGTTAGTGCTGTGAACCCCAAGTTAATCAAGAACTTCGATAACAACTCCCTGCGCCGCGTCAAAACAGATAAAGCTGATGCAAAGAAGATTGCACGCTACGCCCTTGACAAATGGCCTGAGCTGCGTCAGTATACAGCTATGGATAAAATACGTACACAGCTCAAACTCATGAACCGCCAGATGAGCTTCTACCAGAAGCAGCAGACGGCATACAAAAACAATTTAATAGCCTTAGTTGATGAAACCTATCCGGGAGCCAATAAATTCTTCACCAGCCCCAAGCGGCCAGATGGCAGCGAAAAGTGGATAGACTTCATCGAAAAATTTTGGCATGTGGATTGTGTTTGCAATATCAGCCTGTCTTCCTTTACAGACAAGTACCAGAAGTGGTGCAAAAAGCACGGCTATAATTTCCAGCCTGACAAGCCAAAGGAAATACGTGATGCTTCGTTGGAACTGATTGCCATATTACCTAAAGATGATATGACGAAAATGTTTATCCATCAGGCTGTAGAACAGCTAAATGCCATTTCCAAGGCCGTAGAGGAACTTCGTCAACAAATGGATAGCCTAGCTTCCAAACTGCCGGAATATCCTGTTGTTATGTCCATGTTCGGCGTAGGAACGACTCTTGGCCCACAGCTCATTGCCGAGATTGGCGATGTGCATAAATTCACCAAGCGCAGTCAGCTTACAGCCTTTGCAGGTGTAGACCCTGGAGTTAATGAATCTGGTGACTATGCCCAAAAGAGCGTTCACACCACTAAACATGGGTCTCCATATCTGAGAAAAACGTTATACCTCATAATGGATGTCTTGATTAAGCTACAACCAGAAGACGACCCTGTATACAGATTCATGGTGAAAAAACGTGATGAGGGTAAGCCCTACTACGTTTACATGACAGCCGGAGCAAATAAGTTCCTGCGAATCTACTTTGGTAAAGTCAAGGAATACTTAAGCAGCTTACCTTTGGAATAA
- a CDS encoding L,D-transpeptidase family protein: protein MNKIGKMFAMLVFCLTVVLSLGSISAAHLEASEASPDWVKLLPAAKNADQLFIVAGVGETTAWVSLHEKDSKGQWQQVMTTPGYIGKKGLGKTKEGDAKTPVGVFHFNKAFGIAPDPGSIIPYTQVDENIYWSGDVRPGMKYNEMVDIRKFPGLNKEDSEHIADYTVHYVYCLNISYNEAGTLGKGSAIFLHCMAPMKPYTGGCVAIPQDKMRFVLQTVRPDCVVLIDSLKNIAPSLADAWGI from the coding sequence ATGAACAAAATAGGAAAAATGTTTGCGATGCTTGTCTTTTGCCTGACGGTGGTGTTATCTTTGGGAAGTATATCTGCCGCACATTTAGAGGCCAGCGAGGCGTCTCCGGATTGGGTAAAATTGCTCCCTGCCGCCAAAAATGCAGACCAATTGTTTATTGTGGCAGGTGTGGGGGAAACCACGGCCTGGGTATCCTTGCACGAAAAGGATAGTAAGGGCCAGTGGCAGCAGGTTATGACCACACCGGGCTATATCGGCAAAAAGGGCTTGGGCAAGACCAAGGAAGGCGATGCCAAGACACCGGTGGGCGTTTTCCATTTCAATAAGGCCTTTGGTATTGCCCCGGATCCTGGCAGCATCATACCTTACACCCAGGTGGATGAAAATATCTATTGGTCCGGGGATGTGCGTCCCGGCATGAAATACAACGAGATGGTGGATATTCGTAAGTTCCCAGGTCTTAACAAAGAAGACAGCGAACATATTGCCGATTATACGGTGCATTATGTCTATTGTCTGAATATCAGCTACAATGAGGCAGGCACACTTGGCAAGGGCTCGGCTATTTTCCTACACTGCATGGCGCCAATGAAGCCTTACACTGGCGGCTGTGTGGCCATTCCGCAGGATAAGATGCGCTTTGTCCTGCAGACAGTGCGTCCTGACTGCGTGGTGCTGATCGATTCCCTCAAGAATATTGCCCCGTCTTTAGCAGATGCTTGGGGCATTTGA